One Sciurus carolinensis chromosome 10, mSciCar1.2, whole genome shotgun sequence genomic window carries:
- the Cnga1 gene encoding cGMP-gated cation channel alpha-1 has product MKTNIINTQHSFVNIPNVIVPDIEKEIRRMENGACSSFSDNDDSASVSEESENERFHARGSFKHDSCRMGDSSQREQYLPGAMALFNVNNSSNKDQEPKEKKKKKKEKSKSDGKNKKEPGKKKKKEKNKEKKKKEEKNKDKKEEEKKEVVIIDPSGNTYYNWLLCISLPVMYNWTMLIARACFDELQSDYLGYWLVLDYVSDIIYLIDMFVRTRTGYLEQGLLVKERVKLIKKYTSNLQFKLDVLSMIPTDLIYFKLGWNYPEVRLNKLLRISRMFEFFQRTETRTNYPNVFRISNLVMYIIIIIHWNACVYYSISKAIGFGNDTWVYPDINDPEFGRLARKYVYSLYWSTLTLTTIGETPPPVLDSEYIFVVVDFLIGVLIFATIVGNIGSMISNMNAARAEFQSRVDAVKQYMNFRNVGKDMEKRVIKWFDYLWTNKKTVDEKEVLKYLPDKLRAEIAINVHLDTLRKVRIFADCEAGLLVELVLKLQPQVYSPGDYICKKGDIGREMYIIKEGKLAVVADDGITQFVVLSDGSYFGEISILNIKGSKAGNRRTANIKSIGYSDLFCLSKDDLMEALTEYPEAKTMLEEKGKQILMKDGLLDESIANAGSSPKDLEEKITRMEGSVDLLQTRFARILAEYESMQQKLKQRLTKIEKFLKPLIDTDLSAVEGAEVESGPTESTQE; this is encoded by the exons ATGAAGACAAATATTATCAATACACAGCACTCCTTTGTAAATATTCCCAATGTGATTGTTCCAGAtattgaaaaggaaataagaaggaTGGAAAATGGAGCCTGCAG CTCCTTTTCTGACAATGATGACAGTGCCTCTGTATCTGAAGAATCAGAGAATGAGAGGTTCCATGCAAGAGGCTCCTTTAAACATGACTCATGCAGAATGGGAGACTCGTCACAGAG GGAGCAATACCTGCCTGGTGCCATGGCACTTTTCAATGTCAACAACAGCAGCAATAAAGACCA agaaccaaaagaaaaaaagaaaaagaaaaaagagaagag CAAGTCtgatggtaaaaataaaaaggagccaggaaagaaaaagaagaaggaaaagaataaagagaagaaaaagaaagaggagaaaaacaaagataaaaaagaaga GGAGAAGAAAGAAGTTGTGATTATTGATCCCTCAGGAAATACATACTACAACTGGCTGCTTTGTATCTCCTTACCTGTGATGTACAACTGGACAATGCTTATTGCTag AGCATGTTTTGATGAACTTCAATCTGATTACCTGGGATATTGGCTTGTTTTGGATTACGTATCAGATATAATCTATCTTATTGATATGTTTGTACGAACAAGGACAG GTTATCTAGAACAAGGATTGCTGGTGAAAGAAAGAGTGAAACTCATAAAGAAATATACATCGAATTTGCAATTTAAACTTGATGTTCTGTCAATGATACCAACTGATCTGATATATTTTAAGTTAGGGTGGAACTATCCAGAAGTTCGATTAAATAAGCTGTTAAGAATCTCTCGTATGTTTGAGTTCTTCCAGAGAACAGAAACAAGGACAAACTATCCAAATGTCTTCAGGATTTCTAACCTTGTTATGTATATCATCATAATTATCCATTGGAATGCATGTGTGTATTACTCTATTTCAAAAGCTATTGGATTTGGTAATGATACATGGGTCTACCCTGATATTAATGATCCTGAATTTGGTCGTTTGGCTAGAAAATATGTATACAGCCTTTACTGGTCTACACTGACTTTGACTACCATTGGGGAAACACCACCTCCTGTGCTGGACTCTGAGTATATCTTTGTGGTGGTCGATTTTTTAATTGGAGTTTTAATTTTTGCTACCATTGTTGGTAACATAGGTTCTATGATTTCCAACATGAATGCAGCAAGAGCAGAATTTCAGTCAAGAGTTGATGCTGTCAAGCAATATATGAATTTTCGAAATGTAGGCAAAGATATGGAAAAGAGGGTAATTAAATGGTTTGACTACCTGTGGACCAACAAAAAAACAGTCGATGAGAAAGAAGTCTTGAAGTATCTGCCTGATAAACTCAGGGCAGAAATTGCCATCAATGTTCACTTAGACACATTAAGAAAGGTACGTATTTTTGCTGACTGTGAAGCTGGTCTGTTGGTGGAGTTGGTCTTGAAATTACAACCCCAAGTCTATAGTCCTGGAGATTACATATGCAAGAAAGGGGATATTGGAAGAGAGATGTACATCATCAAGGAAGGCAAACTTGCTGTGGTGGCAGATGATGGAATCACCCAATTTGTGGTGTTGAGTGATGGCAGTTACTTTGGTGAGATCAGCATTCTTAACATTAAAGGTAGCAAAGCTGGCAATCGAAGAACTGCCAATATTAAAAGTATTGGCTACTCAGACCTGTTCTGTCTGTCAAAAGATGACCTCATGGAAGCTCTAACTGAGTACCCAGAGGCCAAAACTATGTtggaggagaaagggaagcaAATCTTAATGAAAGATGGTCTACTGGATGAAAGCATTGCAAATGCTGGTAGTAGTCCTAAAGACCTTGAAGAGAAGATAACTCGAATGGAGGGGTCAGTAGACCTCCTGCAAACACGGTTTGCCAGGATTCTGGCTGAGTATGAGTCAATGCAACAGAAACTGAAGCAAAGATTAACCAAGATTGAGAAATTTCTGAAACCACTTATTGACACAGACCTTTCAGCTGTCGAGGGAGCTGAAGTAGAAAGTGGACCCACAGAATCTACACAGGAATGA